In Nicotiana tabacum cultivar K326 chromosome 17, ASM71507v2, whole genome shotgun sequence, one DNA window encodes the following:
- the LOC107793537 gene encoding microtubule-destabilizing protein 60-like isoform X1: MDSNGKSIRLTPKKCSKNSENLNPNVEQHSPYLSKSSKSLSMAKSAKKPQNSVSRNPNANQLASPSPKNKIRQRKFVIAKKKKYNSDILNPSVACCKCNKAGGGEKKKCLCVAYESLRASQEEFFKNRGGNDHEESEIEKLDKVNGAEISNEEGMGNESLTQNIETVELGELAELGDRCVADEMAERANEDVGSGEMSGGTIKRRRERLLEEARHSVSESGKVMHLVKAFEKLLSIPKTNECEGEKETEDYGKGQKRALPGLQHPKIPATQMSSSLFCPSDFFLTSESLGLDSRRASSLDSSHGSFSISSRTSGGGRRSRHNSAESSGTFTRRNWKRRQLKATSQKPFKLRTEERGKCKEEEFLEKVQQMAEEEEKQRIPIAQGLPWTTDEPECLPKPPVKESTRPVDLVLHSDIRAVERAEFDHQVAEKLSFIEQYKMERERLQKMAEEEETRKLRKELVPKAQPMPYFDRPFIPRR, encoded by the exons ATGGATTCAAACGGCAAATCCATTAGACTTACGCCTAaaaaatgctccaaaaattcaGAGAATCTGAACCCCAATGTGGAACAACACAGTCCTTATttgtcaaaatcttctaaatCACTATCAATGGCAAAGTCGGCGAAGAAACCCCAAAATTCAGTATCCAGAAATCCTAACGCAAATCAATTGGCTTCGCCTTCTCCCAAAAACAAAATTCGTCAAAGGAAGTTTGTGATCGCAAAGAAGAAGAagtataatagtgatattttgaaCCCTTCAGTGGCTTGTTGTAAGTGTAATAAGGCTGGTGGAGGTGAGAAAAAGAAGTGCCTTTGTGTTGCTTATGAGAGCCTCAGGGCTTCTCAAGAAGAGTTTTTCAAGAATCGCGGTGGAAATGATCACGAAGAAAGTGAAATAGAGAAGTTGGATAAGGTAAATGGGGCTGAAATTAGCAATGAAGAAGGAATGGGCAACGAGTCCTTGACTCAAAACATTGAGACTGTTGAACTGGGTGAATTAGCTGAATTGGGTGATCGTTGTGTGGCTGACGAAATGGCGGAAAGGGCAAACGAGGATGTGGGTTCGGGTGAAATGAGCGGTGGAACTATAAAGAGGAGGAGGGAGAGGTTGCTGGAGGAAGCAAGACACAGTGTATCTGAATCGGGAAAAGTGATGCATTTAGTTAAGGCTTTTGAGAAGCTTCTTTCGATACCAAAAACAAATGAGTGTGAAGGGGAAAAGGAAACAGAAGATTATGGAAAGGGACAAAAAAGGGCATTGCCTGGCTTACAACATCCTAAGATTCCTGCGACACAGAtgtcttcttctttgttttgtcCATCGGATTTTTTCCTCACCTCCGAGAGTTTAGGCTTGGATTCACGTCGTGCCTCCTCATTGGATAGCAGCCACGGAAG cTTCAGTATTTCAAGCAGGACTTCAGGTGGTGGTCGAAGGAGCAGACACAAT AGCGCTGAATCATCAGGCACATTTACTAGAAGAAACTGGAAGAGAAGGCAGCTCAAAGCGACCTCACAAAAGCCCTTCAAACTTAGAACTGAG GAAAGGGGAAAATGTAAGGAGGAAGAATTTTTAGAGAAGGTGCAACAAATGGCGGAGGAAGAGGAGAAACAACGGATACCAATTGCACAAGGCCTTCCATGGACAACAGATGAGCCAGAG TGTTTGCCAAAGCCTCCTGTAAAAGAGAGCACAAGGCCTGTTGATCTGGTGCTGCACAGTGACATTAGGGCAGTTGAACGTGCTGAGTTTGACCATCAG GTGGCAGAAAAATTGAGCTTTATTGAACAATACAAGATGGAAAGAGAGAGACTACAGAAG ATGGCCGAGGAAGAAGAAACTAGGAAGCTGAGAAAGGAACTTGTTCCAAAAGCTCAACCGATGCCCTACTTTGACAGACCTTTCATTCCTAGAAGGTAA
- the LOC107793537 gene encoding microtubule-destabilizing protein 60-like isoform X2, with the protein MDSNGKSIRLTPKKCSKNSENLNPNVEQHSPYLSKSSKSLSMAKSAKKPQNSVSRNPNANQLASPSPKNKIRQRKFVIAKKKKYNSDILNPSVACCKCNKAGGGEKKKCLCVAYESLRASQEEFFKNRGGNDHEESEIEKLDKVNGAEISNEEGMGNESLTQNIETVELGELAELGDRCVADEMAERANEDVGSGEMSGGTIKRRRERLLEEARHSVSESGKVMHLVKAFEKLLSIPKTNECEGEKETEDYGKGQKRALPGLQHPKIPATQMSSSLFCPSDFFLTSESLGLDSRRASSLDSSHGSFSISSRTSGGGRRSRHNSAESSGTFTRRNWKRRQLKATSQKPFKLRTEERGKCKEEEFLEKVQQMAEEEEKQRIPIAQGLPWTTDEPECLPKPPVKESTRPVDLVLHSDIRAVERAEFDHQVAEKLSFIEQYKMERERLQKMAEEEETRKLRKELVPKAQPMPYFDRPFIPRRKCRSKPLGTTQ; encoded by the exons ATGGATTCAAACGGCAAATCCATTAGACTTACGCCTAaaaaatgctccaaaaattcaGAGAATCTGAACCCCAATGTGGAACAACACAGTCCTTATttgtcaaaatcttctaaatCACTATCAATGGCAAAGTCGGCGAAGAAACCCCAAAATTCAGTATCCAGAAATCCTAACGCAAATCAATTGGCTTCGCCTTCTCCCAAAAACAAAATTCGTCAAAGGAAGTTTGTGATCGCAAAGAAGAAGAagtataatagtgatattttgaaCCCTTCAGTGGCTTGTTGTAAGTGTAATAAGGCTGGTGGAGGTGAGAAAAAGAAGTGCCTTTGTGTTGCTTATGAGAGCCTCAGGGCTTCTCAAGAAGAGTTTTTCAAGAATCGCGGTGGAAATGATCACGAAGAAAGTGAAATAGAGAAGTTGGATAAGGTAAATGGGGCTGAAATTAGCAATGAAGAAGGAATGGGCAACGAGTCCTTGACTCAAAACATTGAGACTGTTGAACTGGGTGAATTAGCTGAATTGGGTGATCGTTGTGTGGCTGACGAAATGGCGGAAAGGGCAAACGAGGATGTGGGTTCGGGTGAAATGAGCGGTGGAACTATAAAGAGGAGGAGGGAGAGGTTGCTGGAGGAAGCAAGACACAGTGTATCTGAATCGGGAAAAGTGATGCATTTAGTTAAGGCTTTTGAGAAGCTTCTTTCGATACCAAAAACAAATGAGTGTGAAGGGGAAAAGGAAACAGAAGATTATGGAAAGGGACAAAAAAGGGCATTGCCTGGCTTACAACATCCTAAGATTCCTGCGACACAGAtgtcttcttctttgttttgtcCATCGGATTTTTTCCTCACCTCCGAGAGTTTAGGCTTGGATTCACGTCGTGCCTCCTCATTGGATAGCAGCCACGGAAG cTTCAGTATTTCAAGCAGGACTTCAGGTGGTGGTCGAAGGAGCAGACACAAT AGCGCTGAATCATCAGGCACATTTACTAGAAGAAACTGGAAGAGAAGGCAGCTCAAAGCGACCTCACAAAAGCCCTTCAAACTTAGAACTGAG GAAAGGGGAAAATGTAAGGAGGAAGAATTTTTAGAGAAGGTGCAACAAATGGCGGAGGAAGAGGAGAAACAACGGATACCAATTGCACAAGGCCTTCCATGGACAACAGATGAGCCAGAG TGTTTGCCAAAGCCTCCTGTAAAAGAGAGCACAAGGCCTGTTGATCTGGTGCTGCACAGTGACATTAGGGCAGTTGAACGTGCTGAGTTTGACCATCAG GTGGCAGAAAAATTGAGCTTTATTGAACAATACAAGATGGAAAGAGAGAGACTACAGAAG ATGGCCGAGGAAGAAGAAACTAGGAAGCTGAGAAAGGAACTTGTTCCAAAAGCTCAACCGATGCCCTACTTTGACAGACCTTTCATTCCTAGAAG
- the LOC107793536 gene encoding uncharacterized protein LOC107793536 isoform X2, with product MGESVRVRLIFKERHILSELQEKSEGLRHSWFLLKPQQHRTIYDLSSSVLHTFQLHHSCPHGLLLSMDGFVLPPFESTCILKDNSTVSVKKKGGVLAIEGNDTPNIAENIRIVEKQPVNTGQLLLANEEEFDNESGGYESEEPEDEYEDKEEGADPVKHTSAHLENALGCNVISKKRKASETLSSSKKKKHYSEVAEEDVEQTKKAQQDLTSKKSPCKQKKVADPDSKDVDNNKGSAESSKVNDSISGMKRNNKFQEKGVENVEEIPKPERVKKGPSRSARRQYAKRQWLQEMIKIYKQHAASESEGPQKGKELQANAGRRAGKLHSKWHVDGETDGRPRGRGNWKQQQNKAKNQEVIGQPKGLLHWKQLREEDKGRNTNRQEQTNENSTLCEKPGQHSDVEDEVVPDQALQQDQVQEKME from the exons ATGGGGGAGAGCGTAAGGGTTCGATTGATATTTAAGGAGCGGCACATTCTCAGCGAATTACAGGAGAAATCAGAGGGTCTGAGGCATAGTTGGTTCCTTCTCAAACCCCAACAGCACAGAACCATCTATGACCTCTCCTCTTCTGTTCTACACACTTTTCAGCTCCATCACTCTTGTCCTCATGGCCTTCTCCTCTCT ATGGATGGCTTTGTCTTGCCCCCTTTTGAATCAACTTGTATCTTGAAGGATAATTCTACAGTCAG TGTGAAGAAGAAAGGAGGTGTTTTAGCCATTGAAGGAAATGATACACCTAATATAGCTGAGAATATCAGAATTGTTGAGAAGCAACCAGTAAACACTGGACAATTGCTGTTGGCGAACGAGGAGGAGTTTGACAATGAATCTGGAGGTTATGAGAGTGAAGAGCCCGAAGATGAGTATGAAGACAAGGAAGAAGGAGCTGACCCAGTAAAACATACTAGTGCACATCTGGAAAATGCTTTGGGTTGTAACGTGAtctccaagaaaagaaaggcaTCGGAAACACTTTCTAGCTCGAA GAAGAAGAAGCATTATTCTGAAGTTGCAGAGGAGGATGTTGAACAGACCAAGAAAGCTCAACAGGATCTCACAAGCAAGAAGAGTCCTTGCAAGCAAAAGAAGGTAGCTGATCCGGATAGCAAAGATGTGGATAATAACAAAGGAAGTGCTGAAAGTAGCAAGGTTAATGACAGCATTTCCGGCATGAAGAG AAATAACAAGTTTCAAGAGAAAGGCGTGGAGAATGTGGAGGAAATCCCCAAGCCTGAGCGTGTTAAAAAG GGCCCTAGTAGAAGTGCTCGGAGACAATATGCGAAAAGGCAATGGTTGCAAGAAATGATCAAAATTTACAAGCAGCATGCAGCTTCCGAATCAGAGGGACCT CAAAAGGGGAAGGAATTGCAGGCTAATGCTGGAAGAAGAGCTGGTAAACTGCATTCAAAGTGGCATGTTGATGGTGAGACTGATGGCAGACCAAGGGGACGT GGGAATTGGAAGCAGCAGCAAAATAAAGCTAAAAATCAAGAAGTGATTGGCCAACCAAAAGGACTT CTACACTGGAAGCAATTGCGCGAAGAAGATAAGGGTAGAAATACAAACAGACAAGAGCAGACGAATGAAAATAGCACTTTGTGTGAAAAACCAGGTCAACACAGTGATGTGGAGGATGAAGTTGTTCCAG ATCAAGCTTTGCAGCAGGATCAAGTGCAAGAG AAAATGGAGTAA
- the LOC107793536 gene encoding uncharacterized protein LOC107793536 isoform X1, with protein MGESVRVRLIFKERHILSELQEKSEGLRHSWFLLKPQQHRTIYDLSSSVLHTFQLHHSCPHGLLLSMDGFVLPPFESTCILKDNSTVSVKKKGGVLAIEGNDTPNIAENIRIVEKQPVNTGQLLLANEEEFDNESGGYESEEPEDEYEDKEEGADPVKHTSAHLENALGCNVISKKRKASETLSSSKKKKHYSEVAEEDVEQTKKAQQDLTSKKSPCKQKKVADPDSKDVDNNKGSAESSKVNDSISGMKRNNKFQEKGVENVEEIPKPERVKKGPSRSARRQYAKRQWLQEMIKIYKQHAASESEGPQKGKELQANAGRRAGKLHSKWHVDGETDGRPRGRGNWKQQQNKAKNQEVIGQPKGLLHWKQLREEDKGRNTNRQEQTNENSTLCEKPGQHSDVEDEVVPDQALQQDQVQEIDFSSLLEARLVKNGTSDSVAGLSGWPSESPATNESNPVLSASDKKTDGPAIGKYFCYSTAYIAELVGGDFIRSKLVILSI; from the exons ATGGGGGAGAGCGTAAGGGTTCGATTGATATTTAAGGAGCGGCACATTCTCAGCGAATTACAGGAGAAATCAGAGGGTCTGAGGCATAGTTGGTTCCTTCTCAAACCCCAACAGCACAGAACCATCTATGACCTCTCCTCTTCTGTTCTACACACTTTTCAGCTCCATCACTCTTGTCCTCATGGCCTTCTCCTCTCT ATGGATGGCTTTGTCTTGCCCCCTTTTGAATCAACTTGTATCTTGAAGGATAATTCTACAGTCAG TGTGAAGAAGAAAGGAGGTGTTTTAGCCATTGAAGGAAATGATACACCTAATATAGCTGAGAATATCAGAATTGTTGAGAAGCAACCAGTAAACACTGGACAATTGCTGTTGGCGAACGAGGAGGAGTTTGACAATGAATCTGGAGGTTATGAGAGTGAAGAGCCCGAAGATGAGTATGAAGACAAGGAAGAAGGAGCTGACCCAGTAAAACATACTAGTGCACATCTGGAAAATGCTTTGGGTTGTAACGTGAtctccaagaaaagaaaggcaTCGGAAACACTTTCTAGCTCGAA GAAGAAGAAGCATTATTCTGAAGTTGCAGAGGAGGATGTTGAACAGACCAAGAAAGCTCAACAGGATCTCACAAGCAAGAAGAGTCCTTGCAAGCAAAAGAAGGTAGCTGATCCGGATAGCAAAGATGTGGATAATAACAAAGGAAGTGCTGAAAGTAGCAAGGTTAATGACAGCATTTCCGGCATGAAGAG AAATAACAAGTTTCAAGAGAAAGGCGTGGAGAATGTGGAGGAAATCCCCAAGCCTGAGCGTGTTAAAAAG GGCCCTAGTAGAAGTGCTCGGAGACAATATGCGAAAAGGCAATGGTTGCAAGAAATGATCAAAATTTACAAGCAGCATGCAGCTTCCGAATCAGAGGGACCT CAAAAGGGGAAGGAATTGCAGGCTAATGCTGGAAGAAGAGCTGGTAAACTGCATTCAAAGTGGCATGTTGATGGTGAGACTGATGGCAGACCAAGGGGACGT GGGAATTGGAAGCAGCAGCAAAATAAAGCTAAAAATCAAGAAGTGATTGGCCAACCAAAAGGACTT CTACACTGGAAGCAATTGCGCGAAGAAGATAAGGGTAGAAATACAAACAGACAAGAGCAGACGAATGAAAATAGCACTTTGTGTGAAAAACCAGGTCAACACAGTGATGTGGAGGATGAAGTTGTTCCAG ATCAAGCTTTGCAGCAGGATCAAGTGCAAGAG ATAGATTTTTCGTCACTTCTTGAAGCTCGTCTTGTCAAAAATGGTACTTCAGACTCTGTAGCAGGACTTTCTGGTTGGCCCAGCGAAAGTCCTGCTACAAACGAATCAAATCCAGTTCTAAGCGCTAGTGATAAGAAAACTGATGGCCCAGCTATAGGTAAATATTTTTGTTATTCCACTGCTTATATAGCGGAGTTAGTTGGAGGGGATTTCATTAGATCCAAGTTAGTTATCCTTTCCATATGA